In Streptomyces sp. NBC_01551, one DNA window encodes the following:
- a CDS encoding TIGR04255 family protein, whose translation MTDSLRFEQPPVREVTLALMLEPIAKLQTLDLAPLRVEWRSEYPTLQEATPLARWRLSDGDDVEFMGSGVSWPMGLCTFSTESGDKSIKFQQDRFLITWTFGDEAPTYPGFAALKGELLGKFSQYVKLVSEASGAIPIVRRVDAQYVNYLPGVSAQDAMAGILSGWSSGGTFPFRAPDYCGFRIRYRESELNSRVAVLIGVDSAGGEDEAGDFVYSSTLALDAEGEVGEGHDYVSMLESAHDVLTSAFLDVTSIAMRASWGETP comes from the coding sequence ATGACCGATTCGCTGCGTTTTGAGCAGCCTCCAGTGCGTGAGGTCACCCTCGCGCTGATGCTGGAACCCATTGCCAAGCTGCAGACGCTTGACCTGGCCCCACTGCGCGTTGAGTGGCGCTCCGAGTATCCAACGCTCCAGGAGGCTACCCCGCTCGCTCGTTGGCGCCTCTCCGATGGTGACGACGTCGAGTTCATGGGTTCGGGGGTCTCTTGGCCTATGGGTCTCTGTACGTTTTCGACGGAATCCGGCGACAAGAGCATCAAGTTTCAGCAGGATAGATTCCTGATCACGTGGACGTTCGGTGATGAGGCGCCTACTTATCCGGGGTTTGCGGCCCTCAAGGGTGAGCTCCTGGGGAAGTTTTCCCAGTACGTGAAACTCGTAAGTGAAGCGTCAGGTGCGATCCCCATTGTTCGGCGGGTCGATGCTCAGTATGTCAACTACCTTCCTGGAGTCTCTGCGCAGGATGCCATGGCTGGGATCCTTTCAGGTTGGTCGTCAGGTGGGACGTTCCCGTTTCGCGCCCCGGACTACTGCGGCTTCAGGATTCGATATCGAGAGTCAGAGTTGAATTCTAGGGTTGCCGTTTTGATTGGCGTCGATTCGGCAGGGGGAGAGGACGAGGCGGGCGATTTCGTCTACAGCTCCACCCTAGCGCTGGATGCTGAAGGGGAGGTCGGTGAAGGCCACGACTACGTGAGCATGCTCGAGAGTGCCCATGATGTGCTGACTTCGGCCTTTCTTGACGTTACAAGCATTGCGATGCGGGCGAGTTGGGGTGAAACCCCGTGA
- a CDS encoding GGDEF domain-containing protein, whose amino-acid sequence MDTQSLALCLPLAGWAAHSALLTHRLATARRDPLTGLRTRAGWTARAQRFIRRHRDSVVLLLDLDDFKTLNDTHGHAAGDAALAATGARLTAWCDRYGYVGRLGGDEFVAVHRRRDLDGLSTALNAPVTYDGRSLPVSVSIGTCRLADLSVRSLSEALATADAAMYAAKGTHGRRSQRNTTR is encoded by the coding sequence GTGGACACCCAATCGCTCGCCTTATGCCTGCCGCTCGCTGGCTGGGCCGCCCACTCCGCCCTGCTGACCCACCGACTCGCCACCGCCCGCCGCGACCCGCTGACCGGCCTGCGGACCCGCGCCGGATGGACCGCCCGAGCCCAGCGCTTCATCCGTCGGCACAGGGACTCGGTCGTCCTCCTCCTCGACCTGGACGACTTCAAGACCCTGAACGACACCCACGGCCACGCCGCCGGAGACGCCGCCCTCGCCGCGACCGGCGCCCGCCTCACCGCCTGGTGCGACCGCTACGGCTACGTCGGACGCCTCGGCGGAGACGAGTTCGTCGCCGTGCACCGCCGCCGGGACCTGGACGGTCTGAGCACGGCCCTGAATGCCCCCGTGACGTACGACGGGCGCTCGCTGCCTGTCTCGGTCTCCATCGGCACTTGCCGACTCGCCGACCTGTCCGTCCGCAGCCTTTCCGAGGCCCTGGCCACCGCCGACGCCGCGATGTACGCGGCCAAGGGAACCCACGGCCGCCGCAGCCAGCGCAACACCACTCGTTGA
- a CDS encoding GntR family transcriptional regulator produces the protein MPSPSPRGTYQVISQVLRERIAAGDYADGLPSEAEIGREFGVARTTVRRALRTLEEAGAVKAVAGVGRAVAGSAEAPPYERIMNDLLGQIRSGELPAGARLPSEAALAETYAVARGTVRRAVRELEAAGHVEARHGVGRFVRSSS, from the coding sequence GTGCCGAGCCCCAGTCCGCGTGGGACGTATCAGGTGATCTCTCAGGTGTTGCGTGAGCGGATCGCTGCCGGGGACTACGCCGACGGGTTGCCGTCCGAGGCGGAGATCGGGCGGGAGTTCGGCGTGGCGCGCACGACTGTGCGGCGGGCGCTGCGGACCCTCGAAGAGGCTGGGGCCGTCAAGGCCGTGGCTGGCGTCGGGCGTGCGGTGGCCGGCAGTGCCGAGGCTCCGCCGTACGAGCGGATCATGAACGACCTGTTGGGGCAGATCCGGAGCGGGGAGCTTCCCGCCGGCGCCCGGCTGCCGAGTGAAGCGGCGCTCGCTGAGACGTACGCGGTTGCCCGTGGGACCGTGCGCCGTGCAGTGCGCGAGCTGGAGGCCGCCGGGCACGTCGAGGCTCGGCATGGCGTGGGACGGTTCGTCCGTTCCTCCTCCTGA
- the repSA gene encoding replication initiator protein RepSA produces the protein MLKVAGAPGYARWEDQIRRTSGCSDPIHITGWTVAKDKTSGEVLHRYSTENEPGARLRIACGNRRASRCPACAWTYAGDTYHLIRAGLAGDDRRDIPATVREHPRVFATLTAPSFGPVHNRPAGRPCRCGKHHQEHDAELGTALDPTTYDYAAAVLFNNMAGQLWQRFTTRLRREIAASAGVTQRELKDQARISYGKVAEFQKRGAIHLHAVIRIDGPDGPSSPPPSWASTELLDRSIRAAAAHSYTSVSVPAADDQPARTFQWGTQLDVRPIKAFGDGAEITEQAVASYVAKYATKAAENTGTLDRRIGNREALVILDVPDHTARLIGACLDLDPLYPDRRLAAWSHMLGFRGHFSTKSRQYSTTLGALRQTRADYRAAQEREARGFDDIEPDTVLVLASWQYAGHGHTPGESVLAATIARGIQLNRQTAREALYDQSPWKET, from the coding sequence ATGCTGAAGGTGGCCGGGGCTCCCGGTTACGCCCGCTGGGAAGACCAGATCCGCCGCACCAGCGGCTGCTCCGACCCCATCCACATCACTGGCTGGACCGTCGCCAAGGACAAGACCTCGGGCGAGGTCCTGCACCGCTACTCCACGGAAAACGAACCCGGCGCCCGTCTCCGCATCGCCTGCGGCAACCGCCGCGCCTCCCGCTGCCCGGCCTGCGCCTGGACCTACGCGGGCGACACCTACCACCTGATCCGGGCCGGACTCGCCGGAGACGACCGCCGCGACATCCCCGCCACCGTCCGCGAGCACCCCCGGGTCTTCGCCACCCTCACCGCCCCGTCCTTCGGCCCGGTCCACAACCGCCCCGCCGGCCGTCCCTGCCGCTGCGGCAAGCACCACCAGGAGCACGACGCCGAACTCGGCACCGCCCTCGACCCGACCACCTACGACTACGCCGCCGCCGTCCTGTTCAACAACATGGCTGGGCAGCTGTGGCAGCGCTTCACCACCCGCCTTCGCCGAGAGATCGCCGCCTCCGCTGGAGTGACCCAACGCGAGCTGAAGGACCAGGCCCGGATCTCCTACGGCAAGGTCGCCGAGTTCCAGAAACGGGGCGCTATCCACCTCCACGCGGTCATCCGCATTGACGGCCCCGACGGACCGTCCAGCCCGCCGCCCTCCTGGGCGAGCACGGAACTCCTCGACCGCTCGATCCGGGCCGCGGCCGCCCACTCGTACACCTCGGTGTCGGTGCCGGCCGCTGACGACCAGCCCGCCCGTACCTTCCAGTGGGGCACTCAGCTCGACGTACGGCCTATCAAGGCCTTCGGGGATGGCGCGGAGATCACAGAGCAGGCCGTTGCCTCATACGTCGCCAAGTACGCGACCAAGGCTGCGGAGAACACCGGCACGCTCGACCGCCGCATCGGCAACCGCGAAGCCCTCGTCATCCTCGACGTCCCCGACCACACCGCCCGCCTGATCGGTGCGTGCCTCGACCTGGACCCGCTCTACCCGGACCGCCGCCTCGCCGCCTGGTCGCACATGCTCGGCTTCCGCGGCCACTTCTCCACCAAGTCCCGCCAGTACTCCACCACCCTCGGAGCCCTTCGCCAGACCCGCGCCGACTACCGGGCCGCCCAGGAACGCGAAGCCCGCGGCTTCGATGACATCGAGCCGGACACCGTCCTCGTCCTCGCCTCCTGGCAGTACGCCGGCCACGGCCACACCCCCGGCGAATCCGTTCTCGCCGCCACCATCGCGCGCGGCATCCAGCTCAACCGCCAGACCGCCCGCGAAGCCCTGTACGACCAATCGCCCTGGAAGGAGACGTGA
- a CDS encoding HD domain-containing protein: MQLAKWAHDLAESLLADDLPRRWAHSQRVYAQALALAPALGADAELLAAAAIAHDVGYAERAVDTGQHMIDGARYLRDVVGADPRLCSIVAFHTSSPWEASELGLADALAEFGPAEPELVDAITYCDLTSSPIGDLVDPAHRLAEVLERYGPDHVVFRAVSAARPELLERVARVRERQAEAVGARLS, encoded by the coding sequence ATGCAGTTGGCCAAGTGGGCCCACGATCTCGCCGAGTCCCTGCTCGCCGACGACCTGCCGCGGCGGTGGGCTCACTCTCAGCGCGTCTACGCACAAGCCCTGGCACTGGCGCCGGCGCTTGGTGCTGACGCCGAACTGCTGGCCGCCGCCGCCATCGCGCATGACGTCGGGTATGCCGAGCGTGCGGTGGACACCGGTCAGCACATGATTGATGGCGCACGGTATCTGCGGGATGTGGTGGGTGCCGATCCGCGGTTGTGCAGCATCGTCGCCTTCCACACGTCCTCGCCATGGGAAGCATCCGAACTCGGGCTGGCCGATGCGCTCGCGGAGTTCGGGCCTGCGGAGCCAGAGTTGGTCGATGCCATCACCTACTGCGACCTGACCAGCAGCCCGATCGGGGACCTGGTGGACCCGGCCCATCGCCTCGCCGAGGTACTGGAGCGGTACGGCCCGGACCACGTCGTCTTCCGGGCTGTGTCCGCGGCGCGGCCCGAGCTGCTGGAGCGCGTGGCCCGGGTCCGGGAGCGGCAGGCTGAGGCCGTCGGCGCGCGGCTCAGCTGA
- a CDS encoding FtsK/SpoIIIE domain-containing protein yields MSALWVTLPVVLVLALALVLRWLRPTWYWMTFGVTFATIRVLIRYRSVMDACGLTVPPSRWRLALARVTNRAVPEARSPRILRLRLTSTGLLLRLKTRPGQDAFDFSASSDRLRHSFALHNVVCREIRSGVVELRMTGYDVLKSVRMPPASPADGVRVPVALREDGQVHHRDYREVPHALNIGATQSGKSVYQRTLIAALAPRNVALVGIDCKNGVELTPLASRFTALADSPATAVELLAALVRYMDRVYLLIRAEQRISVAVPDAEITSDIWDLPAHLRPVPVVLVLDEIAELALATNRAEEARRDQSVTYLVRLAQLGRAAGIYLEVCGQRFGSELGKGITMLRAQLTGRTAHRVNDEASANMAFGDISPDAVLAAVLIDRERPGTAVTGDSSGGWTRIRAPHTTLRRAVDICNAHAYRTPEIPELDAFRPEPPARVLVGKVQP; encoded by the coding sequence ATGAGCGCCTTATGGGTCACACTGCCGGTGGTCCTGGTTCTGGCCCTCGCCCTCGTCCTGCGCTGGCTGCGGCCCACCTGGTATTGGATGACCTTCGGGGTCACCTTCGCGACGATCCGCGTCCTGATCCGCTACCGCTCGGTCATGGACGCCTGCGGGCTCACCGTCCCGCCCTCCCGCTGGCGGCTAGCGCTGGCCCGAGTCACCAACCGTGCCGTTCCCGAAGCCCGTTCGCCGCGCATCCTGCGGCTGCGGCTCACCTCGACGGGCCTGCTCCTGCGTCTGAAGACCCGGCCCGGACAGGACGCCTTCGACTTCTCCGCCTCCTCCGATCGGCTACGCCACTCCTTCGCTCTGCACAACGTCGTCTGCCGGGAGATCCGGTCCGGCGTCGTCGAGCTGCGGATGACCGGCTACGACGTACTCAAGAGCGTGCGCATGCCGCCGGCCTCGCCTGCTGACGGTGTCAGGGTGCCGGTGGCCTTGCGGGAAGACGGCCAGGTGCACCACCGGGACTACCGGGAGGTCCCGCACGCTCTGAACATCGGTGCGACGCAGTCGGGGAAGTCCGTCTATCAGCGCACGCTCATCGCCGCGCTGGCACCGCGTAACGTCGCGCTCGTCGGCATCGACTGCAAGAACGGCGTCGAACTGACGCCGCTGGCATCACGGTTCACCGCCCTGGCCGACAGCCCGGCTACTGCGGTTGAGCTGCTCGCGGCGCTCGTCCGGTACATGGATCGTGTCTACCTGCTGATCCGCGCCGAGCAACGCATCAGCGTCGCCGTGCCGGATGCGGAAATCACCTCCGACATCTGGGATCTACCCGCGCACCTTCGCCCCGTACCCGTCGTACTCGTCCTGGACGAGATCGCGGAGCTGGCCCTCGCCACGAACAGGGCCGAGGAGGCCCGGCGGGACCAGAGCGTCACGTACCTGGTCCGCCTCGCCCAGCTCGGGCGGGCCGCCGGCATCTACCTCGAAGTCTGCGGCCAGCGTTTCGGCTCCGAACTCGGCAAGGGCATCACCATGCTCCGCGCCCAGCTCACCGGCCGTACCGCCCACCGCGTCAACGACGAGGCCTCGGCGAACATGGCCTTCGGGGACATCTCACCGGACGCCGTCCTAGCCGCCGTCCTGATCGACAGGGAGCGGCCGGGTACCGCCGTGACCGGTGACTCCTCCGGCGGCTGGACCCGGATCCGGGCCCCGCACACCACGCTCCGCCGGGCCGTGGACATCTGCAACGCCCACGCCTACCGCACCCCGGAAATCCCGGAACTGGACGCCTTCCGGCCCGAGCCGCCGGCCCGCGTTCTCGTTGGCAAGGTCCAGCCCTAA
- a CDS encoding NUDIX hydrolase: MLLYMSTGSPQVKSTPLHSVSVAGAVVREDGRLLAIRRADNGTWELPGGVLELTESPEAGVRREVLEETGIEVEVDELTGVYKNTARGIVALVFRCKPSGGAERTSEESTAVAWLTPEEVSEQMSEVFAIRLLDALDHEGPHVRSHDGKQLTSA; this comes from the coding sequence ATGCTCCTGTACATGAGTACGGGTTCCCCGCAGGTCAAGTCAACGCCACTGCACTCCGTGTCCGTGGCCGGGGCAGTGGTTCGCGAGGACGGCCGACTCCTGGCGATCCGACGAGCGGACAACGGGACTTGGGAACTGCCGGGCGGAGTTCTCGAACTCACAGAGTCCCCGGAGGCCGGCGTCCGCCGAGAGGTCCTGGAGGAGACGGGCATCGAGGTCGAGGTGGACGAGCTCACCGGGGTCTACAAGAACACGGCCCGAGGCATCGTCGCCCTGGTCTTCCGCTGCAAGCCCTCCGGCGGTGCCGAGCGCACGTCGGAAGAGTCGACCGCGGTTGCATGGCTCACTCCGGAAGAGGTGTCCGAGCAGATGTCCGAGGTGTTCGCGATCCGGCTCCTCGACGCCCTGGATCACGAGGGCCCCCACGTGCGCAGCCACGACGGCAAACAGCTGACCTCAGCCTGA
- a CDS encoding AlpA family transcriptional regulator, giving the protein MTTAEILSELKGISRRTFYRWRELGKAPKAFTLPNGELRVWRSDFHAWLRAREGAAA; this is encoded by the coding sequence ATGACCACGGCGGAGATCCTTTCTGAGCTGAAGGGGATCTCGCGGCGGACCTTCTACCGGTGGCGTGAGCTCGGCAAGGCGCCCAAGGCCTTCACGCTGCCGAATGGCGAACTGAGGGTGTGGCGTTCCGACTTCCACGCCTGGCTGCGCGCTCGCGAAGGAGCGGCCGCGTGA
- a CDS encoding DUF2637 domain-containing protein has protein sequence MTRLVRPDAVLVQAVIAGALSFAHLHDLAEAAGQDGWKAWAYPVSVDLLLVAAWHRLRSLRDAGEPSRSAWSWFAVALAASLGANVATAGLLDLGDVPDWLRILVAGWPALAFLGGTLLVHRPTTASTPDPEPVAAPLPVVERETEPGVQAAPIPALPAPAPPEAPTVTAPPALIAHAQKIAADHRTRTGSDIDTETLRARLGVPPLMAEAIAAQLT, from the coding sequence ATGACCCGCCTGGTGCGTCCGGACGCCGTCCTCGTCCAGGCCGTCATAGCCGGAGCACTCTCCTTCGCCCACCTGCACGACCTCGCGGAAGCCGCCGGACAGGACGGTTGGAAGGCTTGGGCCTACCCGGTCAGCGTGGACCTGCTCCTCGTTGCCGCCTGGCACCGCCTTCGCAGCCTGCGGGACGCGGGCGAGCCCTCGCGGTCGGCCTGGTCCTGGTTCGCCGTCGCCCTCGCGGCCTCGCTCGGCGCGAACGTCGCGACCGCCGGCCTTCTCGACCTGGGCGACGTCCCGGACTGGCTCCGGATCCTCGTCGCCGGATGGCCCGCGCTCGCCTTCCTCGGCGGAACGCTCCTGGTCCACCGGCCTACGACGGCCAGCACGCCGGATCCTGAGCCCGTCGCGGCGCCGCTCCCCGTGGTGGAGCGGGAGACAGAACCCGGCGTACAAGCCGCGCCAATACCCGCTCTGCCCGCCCCGGCGCCGCCCGAGGCCCCAACGGTCACGGCCCCGCCTGCCCTCATCGCCCACGCCCAGAAGATCGCCGCCGACCACCGCACCCGCACCGGCTCGGACATCGACACCGAGACCCTGCGCGCCCGGCTCGGCGTCCCGCCCCTGATGGCCGAGGCCATCGCCGCCCAGCTCACCTGA
- a CDS encoding nuclease-related domain-containing protein, translated as MARDISAELGGLVNNLKVTSWKRHGHDRLYVNLPDGTAVGWMDRKSGETTVLVSEYRDAVGAALARFAGPAPGLATPAVGDDAPRALPLLTPENDLAKNRPGEELRQRLAASGPGLWQRVIAWVLRRRTDDDSWRTGLVGEQRVGRELERLERQGWRVLHAIPLPRQVDIDHLLIGPGGVFTINTKRHPQKRVWVGDDMVKVNGGKAQPYVIKSRAEAGRARKVLGQYCDFDVPVRPILVFVDVLKLDVVPTQLSVRVLQERAVSALGPLSGVLTAPQIEHLYSVARDRRVWGDA; from the coding sequence ATGGCCCGTGACATTTCTGCGGAGCTTGGGGGGCTAGTGAACAACCTGAAGGTGACCTCGTGGAAGCGGCACGGGCATGATCGCCTGTACGTGAACCTGCCCGATGGGACAGCGGTCGGCTGGATGGATCGCAAGTCTGGGGAGACCACTGTCTTAGTCAGCGAGTACCGGGATGCCGTCGGTGCTGCGCTGGCCCGGTTTGCCGGTCCGGCCCCAGGCCTGGCGACGCCGGCCGTAGGCGATGACGCCCCTCGTGCGCTGCCCCTGCTGACGCCCGAGAACGATCTCGCGAAGAATCGGCCTGGCGAGGAGCTGCGGCAGCGGCTCGCCGCATCCGGGCCAGGGCTCTGGCAGCGAGTGATTGCTTGGGTGCTTCGACGCAGGACCGATGACGACTCCTGGCGTACAGGGCTGGTCGGCGAACAGCGCGTTGGGCGGGAGCTTGAACGGCTGGAACGCCAAGGATGGCGTGTGCTGCATGCGATCCCGTTGCCCCGCCAAGTGGACATCGACCACTTACTGATTGGGCCCGGCGGAGTCTTCACGATCAACACCAAGCGGCACCCACAGAAACGAGTGTGGGTGGGCGACGACATGGTGAAGGTCAACGGTGGCAAGGCCCAGCCCTACGTGATCAAGAGCCGAGCGGAGGCCGGTCGCGCACGCAAGGTCCTGGGACAGTACTGCGACTTCGATGTACCCGTGCGCCCGATTCTGGTGTTCGTGGACGTCCTCAAGCTCGACGTGGTTCCCACGCAGCTCAGCGTCCGGGTCTTACAGGAGCGGGCGGTGTCTGCCTTGGGTCCCTTGTCCGGTGTCCTCACCGCACCCCAGATCGAGCACCTCTACAGCGTCGCCAGGGATCGTCGAGTGTGGGGCGACGCGTGA
- a CDS encoding mobile element transfer protein, with amino-acid sequence MPTRINFRSLMKIGPVQIGTYRDRNGRSKDAAVCTADGCGWSSDYSSSTAAQLAARSHRCRVS; translated from the coding sequence ATGCCCACCCGGATCAACTTCCGCTCGCTTATGAAGATCGGCCCGGTCCAGATTGGCACCTACCGCGACCGCAACGGCCGCAGCAAGGACGCCGCCGTGTGCACCGCCGACGGCTGCGGCTGGTCCTCGGACTACAGCTCCTCGACCGCCGCCCAGCTCGCCGCCCGCTCCCACCGCTGCCGCGTCAGCTGA
- a CDS encoding NUDIX domain-containing protein — protein MSRRTDYFDDPAAPKANSIVPAVTAFVVNDAGDVLLERRSDNGRWGMPGGVQEVGENIAGTVVREVLEETGIHVEVVGLVGIFTDPGHVIAFADGEVRQEFSLCFRARPVGGEIRVSSESFAVRWVPRAELESLDVSPTTRRRLEEGFRDAATPVIS, from the coding sequence ATGAGCCGCCGTACCGACTACTTCGACGATCCCGCAGCCCCGAAGGCCAACAGCATCGTGCCGGCAGTCACTGCCTTCGTGGTGAACGACGCTGGTGACGTCCTCCTCGAACGGCGCTCCGACAACGGTCGTTGGGGCATGCCGGGGGGCGTCCAGGAGGTCGGCGAGAACATCGCGGGCACGGTCGTCCGCGAGGTCTTGGAGGAAACCGGCATTCACGTGGAGGTGGTGGGCCTGGTCGGCATCTTCACCGACCCGGGCCACGTCATCGCTTTCGCGGACGGAGAGGTACGCCAGGAGTTCTCACTCTGCTTCCGCGCCCGGCCGGTCGGCGGGGAGATCAGGGTGAGCTCGGAGTCGTTTGCGGTGCGATGGGTCCCGCGGGCGGAGCTGGAGTCCCTGGACGTCTCCCCCACCACGCGCCGGCGTTTGGAGGAGGGCTTCCGCGACGCGGCGACCCCGGTGATCAGCTGA
- a CDS encoding tyrosine-type recombinase/integrase, which produces MKTTDVRVWAIRTKPGERPSYEVRWTVAGVPRSRTRKTKALADSLRSKLLRAARDGEEFDTDTGFPDSMAEKKSALTWYAFALRYLAMKWPHAAPNTRDGINESLTSVTLALLADRPGRPESRLLRRALRNWAFVLPGPDGRELPSDVAEALHWVAKASRPLSDLADPVTGRMVLDSLKIKLDGTAAAAETVQRKRRTLVNALHYAVDLSEFKENPLTGVRWQKPKISKEVDPRVVANPEQARSLLHAVSYVGGYRRARGRRLVGLFAVMYFAGLRPAEAVGLAESDLSLPSSGWGEVLVHRTRPSVGKRWTDSGESHDDRGLKNRPAEDIRRVPVPPQLVSLLAEHLDTFGTTPDGRLFFSEGGGVVSSSSYYRAWQEARTLALPPAAVASPLAHRPYDLRHSALSTWLNAGVDPTEVAERAGNSVEVLLSRYAKCLDGRQEVANRRIEDLLREYE; this is translated from the coding sequence GTGAAGACGACCGATGTGCGGGTCTGGGCGATCCGGACCAAGCCGGGTGAGCGACCGTCCTACGAGGTGCGCTGGACCGTCGCGGGCGTTCCCCGTTCGCGTACACGGAAGACCAAGGCGCTGGCCGATAGCCTTCGGTCGAAGCTTCTCCGTGCTGCACGAGACGGCGAGGAATTCGACACCGATACGGGATTCCCCGATTCGATGGCGGAGAAGAAGTCAGCGCTGACCTGGTATGCATTCGCGCTGCGCTACCTCGCCATGAAATGGCCGCACGCGGCGCCGAACACCCGCGACGGGATCAACGAGTCGCTGACCTCCGTCACCCTGGCTCTGCTTGCAGATCGGCCGGGGCGCCCGGAGTCGAGACTCCTGCGGCGAGCACTGCGGAACTGGGCGTTCGTGCTGCCCGGTCCCGACGGTCGGGAGCTGCCGAGCGATGTCGCCGAGGCGCTGCACTGGGTGGCCAAGGCATCTCGACCGCTCTCGGATCTTGCCGACCCGGTGACTGGTCGAATGGTTCTCGACTCCCTGAAGATCAAATTGGATGGGACCGCTGCAGCCGCGGAGACCGTGCAGCGAAAACGGCGCACGCTGGTCAACGCCCTGCACTACGCGGTGGATCTCTCGGAATTCAAGGAGAATCCGCTGACCGGAGTCCGGTGGCAGAAACCGAAGATCTCCAAAGAGGTGGATCCGCGCGTCGTGGCGAATCCCGAACAGGCGCGGTCCCTTCTCCACGCCGTCTCTTATGTGGGCGGCTACCGGCGGGCTCGTGGGCGGCGGCTCGTGGGCCTCTTCGCCGTCATGTACTTCGCCGGCCTCCGGCCCGCCGAGGCGGTCGGCCTGGCCGAGTCGGATCTCTCGCTGCCGTCCTCCGGCTGGGGAGAGGTTCTCGTGCATCGGACCCGCCCCAGCGTCGGGAAGCGCTGGACCGACTCGGGGGAGAGCCATGATGACCGGGGCCTGAAGAACCGGCCCGCCGAGGACATCCGCCGAGTGCCGGTGCCCCCGCAGCTCGTCTCCCTCCTGGCCGAGCACCTGGACACCTTCGGTACGACCCCGGACGGCCGGCTGTTCTTCAGCGAGGGCGGGGGAGTGGTCTCGTCGTCCAGCTACTACCGAGCCTGGCAGGAGGCCCGGACGCTCGCCCTGCCGCCAGCGGCGGTGGCTTCGCCGCTCGCCCACCGGCCGTACGACCTGAGGCACTCGGCGCTCTCGACGTGGCTCAACGCGGGGGTGGATCCCACCGAGGTCGCCGAGCGGGCCGGCAACAGCGTGGAGGTGCTGCTGAGTCGGTACGCGAAGTGCCTCGACGGGCGGCAGGAGGTGGCCAACCGGCGGATCGAAGATCTGCTGCGCGAGTACGAGTGA
- a CDS encoding GntR family transcriptional regulator, protein MGTAVGGGRGAVPRYVQIADDIVQQIRAGALKAGDMVPSESELVERYGVAGGTIRKAMVEVRASGLVETRHGKGSIVKARPPVRHRSSDRFRRTHRQEGRAAYLAESAQSGAEAKVSVLFIGPMEAPEEIAERLGVTEGTQVLARRRLYFRDGTPVETASSYLPWDVVKDIPELFAENPGPGGIYARLEDHGHVFAEYVETLQARPAAKAEATELSLSPGAPVVHLLRNAVTEEGRVVEVCDTLMAADQFVFEYRIPARD, encoded by the coding sequence ATGGGAACCGCAGTAGGAGGTGGCCGAGGGGCTGTGCCGCGCTACGTGCAGATCGCCGACGACATCGTTCAGCAGATCCGGGCCGGCGCATTGAAGGCCGGGGACATGGTGCCGAGCGAGTCGGAGCTGGTGGAGCGCTACGGCGTCGCCGGGGGGACGATCCGCAAAGCCATGGTTGAGGTGCGGGCCAGTGGGCTCGTGGAAACCCGGCACGGCAAGGGGTCGATCGTGAAGGCCCGGCCGCCCGTACGACACCGGTCCTCGGACCGCTTTCGGCGTACGCATCGGCAGGAAGGGCGGGCGGCTTACCTAGCGGAGTCCGCGCAGTCCGGGGCTGAGGCCAAGGTGAGCGTGCTGTTCATCGGGCCCATGGAAGCGCCCGAGGAAATCGCGGAGCGGCTCGGTGTCACCGAGGGGACTCAAGTCCTGGCCCGGCGGCGGTTGTACTTCCGGGACGGAACGCCTGTGGAGACGGCCAGCTCGTACCTGCCGTGGGACGTGGTGAAGGACATCCCCGAGCTGTTCGCCGAGAACCCCGGCCCCGGTGGCATCTACGCCCGACTGGAAGACCACGGCCATGTCTTTGCCGAGTACGTGGAGACGCTCCAGGCCCGGCCGGCTGCCAAGGCCGAAGCCACCGAGCTGTCGCTGAGCCCCGGCGCGCCGGTCGTGCATCTGCTCCGCAACGCTGTTACCGAGGAAGGTCGGGTGGTCGAGGTCTGCGACACCCTCATGGCCGCTGACCAGTTCGTTTTCGAGTACCGGATCCCTGCGCGCGACTGA